The Leopardus geoffroyi isolate Oge1 chromosome D3, O.geoffroyi_Oge1_pat1.0, whole genome shotgun sequence region CCACGCTCTCTTGCTTCACTTCCACCCCAATCAAAGATGGACGTGAACGGTCTGGGGAGACACACTTAAGAAAACACCCAAGCAGCTCCTGTGCACTCTCTTAAAAATGGTCGTAGACTGACTTCTCTCCTGGTCATtacaaaaaaacgaaaacaaaaaccccaaagacAGCTAATGGAGCCAAACTCAAAAATGTTATGTGGCCAAGGAGGTTCTTAGAAACAGTCATGTTTTCATTCACTGAAAGAAAgccctgagccagccaagcgcacCGCACCCCTCCACCTCAGGGGGTCCTTACCACACTGGCTGTGTCCGGGGTTTTCTTGGGGATGTTGATCAGGTCACACTTCTTATTTGCAGTGGGCTTGCTATCCAGAATGTTCTTCTTGACCACTTTGAGATCCCGGTTTTTGCCAGGAATGTATCCATGCTTTAAGGAGATGAGGACTGGATCTGCATTCTTCCCCTCAAACCACTCCTCTGCCTCCAGCGCCGCTTCGGGCCCTGCTGTGTCAGGATACAGGTCATCCTGGAAAAGGTCCGACTACAAGAGACAGTTTGGGAAAACCCTcagttaaagaagaagaaagacctGACATGTGAAAGTCTTTGAAACACAAATTTGCCTAAGAAACTGGGCACTTACTTTCCTTGGAACAGTCATGATAATgggctcacactttctctcatgAAGTTTGAAGAATCTTCAAGGGGGAAATAAAGGGAAAGttgtattaagtgaaataagaggcCAAGTCACAGGCTTCATAACAATTACTCTCCTGTATGGGATACGACATGCTCTGCCTATCACCGCGGCCGATCCACCCTGGGGAGGAGGTACAATCTgtgttcccattttccagatgagaaaacagaagccaagAGGAGCTATGCTAGGAAATGGTGGACTAGAAACAGGAACCAGGAGTTGAGGTCTATGCTGCTGGGGCAGTCAAACCCCCATCCTCAGGGCTGAGCAGCCGTGGTGGAAACGCCACCACCGCCGATGATTCACTTCTGGAACAGTGACCAAGTCAACAGACAGGAGAGAACAAACACCTGACATGGGATTAGCATCCACGATTTGGATGCCAGGTCTTCTGCCAACTAGAAGTGGCTGAACATTTGTTGGcataaataggatttttaaaaaggaaaagaagataggcgcctgggtggctcagttggttgagcgtatgactttggctcaggtcatgatctcgcagttcataagttcaagccccgcgtcaggctctgtgctgacagcttggagcctggagcctgcttcggattctgtctccccctgtctctatccctcccccactcatgttctgtctctctctgtctctcaaagatgaataaacgttaaaaataaaattaaaaaaaaaaaaggaaaagaagataatCCTAGGATTACAATTTTGGCATCTATGCAAACCGCATCATATTTGACACtcaagaaaaatttgaaattatccaaAATGTGGAAGGACTAGGAGCATAAAGCACGAAACCTCTGCAGTCAGCAGagtggtaaaaaacaaaaacaaaaacaaaaacaaaaacaaaaacaaaaacaaaaacaaaaacaaaaacaaaaaccaaccaaactgGCCTGGGTTTGACGTCCAGCTCAAGTACTCAATGTATTAATgaatgctcagtaaacatttaataagtAGGAGGTATCCTGAATGATTATGCTTACAGGTTTTTGACTTTTAGATGAcagtaaaataaatgctttccCAAGTACCAGAAGCACTCTCAAGTTTGGATTCAATCTATTTTGAACCACATTTTGATGAGTTTGGTTTAAACTATAATTTTGAATTATCTTTCTTTCACTACTCCAgctataaaaaattaagtatatttaaaaatgaaacttataGTAATTAACTTAAAAGATGTGCTCATTATTTAACTGTATGACCAAAACAACAGAGGTAGGCAGATGTCCATAGAAATGTAGTGTTGTACAAACGTGCGGTACGGTCACCGGCCCAATAGCGTGGCGCTGGTCATCCTGTTGCTCAAAACGGCCAGTTAttcatggggcacccgggtggctcagtcggttgagcgcccgactcggtttcggctcggggcatgacctcacggtttgtgggtttgagccccgcgtcaggttctgtgctgacagcacagagcctgctggggattctctgtctccctctctctctgcccctcccctgctcccgtgCATTGGCTTTCTAtctccccctacccctctctatccaaaataaataaataaagcttaagaaaaaagtttttaaatggccAGTCATTCGTGAGTCTCACAGAGTATCTCCTGTTGACTAGGAGGAGAAAAAAGCTTACCCTTTGGGAAGACCACTGGCATTATgcaatacaaaatttttaaaaaatccctagTAGTATGGACAGGCAGGAATTCTATAACATAGTTGCATTTCCTAAATCAAGCTAACCCAACACCCAGCTACTGGTCTCTGCCTTCTCTAATCTAGGGTCTGTGAGGGCCACGATCCAGTTTGGAACATGTTTGTCCCCACAGCGGGCAGGAAAACCATCTGTTCGGTCCATCTCAGGGGCAGGCTCGCCCCCGCTCGCCTCCCAGCGGACACTGGCCACAGCCTCGGCCTGAAGACAAGAGATGGAGGCTTCGCGAGGTCAGTACGTGTGCAGTGCGCCTTGGCTGAGCCACATCACTGGTGCTTCGGGCCACGCAGTCTGAAGCACGGTTCCATGACACGATTTTGCAAGTTCTTTCCTGCTCTAAAACTCTGTGTTCCTCAGTGTGGACAGGAAATAAGAAACCAATTCCGCAGTGCAATGGAGGGGAGACAAGACTGCGGCCCTAGGGCATTACCGGCAGCTGTATCGCTCTGGTGTAACACGCGGGGCACAAACAACCTGCGTATCTTCCGGTACCGGCTCTTTACCTGGCGATCTCACATTTGTTAACGTCAAGTCCCCTCTTGGGCATGTAGCCCATCCCTCTCTGAGGCTCCTTGCTGCTGAATGTGTTGAGGTAGTGGACATACGGGGATTCATCTGTGATCTCAAAATAGCGGATACTGCTGTCACCCTAcaagaaatcagagaaaactTCGCATTGAACGTTACCTGAAGCAGCTGGATGAGGCGgtgtctctctcccctgtcaACCCAGCACTGACTGGGACTTGGCCTCAGTGGCCAACCTTCGCTTCCTCTCCAGAGGGAGAGGATCTGATGGTTGCCCTTCCTGGCAAAGCCCTCACTCATCAAATGCTAGCATGTCTTTTAAATGGTCTCCTCCGCCTCCTACTGGAGGCTCTCCACTGAGCCCGGACGCCAAGTCAGAGTCAGGGCAAAAATGTTAACGCCTCCAGCCCAGCAACTGCATCGCAATTCAACTTCAAAAGACAGACAAAGTCTAGGAGGACCATGGAGAGGGCAAAGACTGGCACAGAACGGTGTCCTTTGCAGACCTGAGGGCGCCAACCCCAGACAATCAAGcaataataaaaagtaagatttgtagaagaatgaaatattaagaaCAAAGAGTCTTTAATCATccttaattaataattaattcacAATTCATAATAATTCTTCATTCATAATGAAGAAACTCACTAAAACATGAGTATTCCTTAACTTCAGAAGACAGCGCTGTCTTGTTGCAATGTACCAAATTCTAGGATAATTTTTCTTAGAAAGGTCAGATAGTTTTGGAGGTCGGAAGCGTACGCGAGTGTCTCTAAGCAGAACTAGCTGTCCCACAGTTATGCCACTTTGAGCGGCAAAGGCAATGCTGCCTGCTGGAggggaaatgtgtgtgtatatgcgaTCGTGCCCTTCCAAGTGTCTCAGTTCTCATGATTTCCACTTGTTTCGATAACATAAATATCTAAAGTGATGGTAAACAAGCTAAACACAGACTGTTTCCTGTGTACTGAAAATAACTTTCCACCTAGTGTTGCTAACATCTGGGTAATCGCTCCCGTTACTGGTTTTGATGCAGTCTATGGCAGCTGTGAACATCTGAAAATGACTCTCAAGGAAACAGACAAGATCCCGGGTTCGAAGCAGCTGATGGCAGGACAATGTGAAGCAGAGCTCAGCCAACTATCAGAACCGAAACATGTCTGGCTTTACTCAGCAAGGGGCTATCTACGCAGGTTTGGGGGAAATACAGCAACAgcttcaattttattaattcatttatttcagctACAGAAAGTCTAAGAAAAATTGAATCTACAAAAGACTAAGGAACATTAAGGTTACTgcccactaaaaataaaaataaaaataaaaataaataataataaagctagcAAACACTGTAGTTAGGTGGAGATAAGGCAGGAGGTACGCTTTTTGATTTCAGTGTGGGGTCTTCCTATAAGAACTGTCACCTCCTGACACTTCAGTCAGGCCACATACTTTCAAGCCCAGGGCCCTAATGCTGAACTCCAGGAACAAGAACCCCCTGGAGAGTCTCTGAGGCCTTTAAAAGCTCCTATCCAAAAAGCGCTATTCTCTTTACAGGTCCATGGCACGTGGTAATAAACACCTAATGCCACTCTAGGGCTACCCAATGGATTTCAGCATCAGATGCGGCAAACTGGCTACTTGTTCCTGATACCATTAGAGAGGATCTAAAATCCTCAACCACACAGCACCAGAGGTGAAGAGACACCGGGgtgtcctctttctctcactaGAGTGCCCAAGTGAAGACATTCCTGCCAGTGTTCACCCCAACACCCGAGCCCCATCCCTGCTGTCCTCAGGGATGCGTACTCAGGAGTCCTAAACATGGTGTGCTATCACCACACAAATGACAGGCTCAAAGGGTCTAGGCTCAAGACCTAAAACACACCAAAACACACATCCGTCCTTATTTTAGTTTAAGACACATACACAAATCATCTAAATTAGACTATTAATATGATACAATGCATTGCCCAGCAACTAAATCTCTGAAGGATAAACTTCTCCTCTTACAAGATTAAActgaatataaaacattaaaatgactGTTTACCTTTCCACATAAGTAAATGATACTGGTGTCGGGGTCATAGAAGGGCAGCAACACCCCATTGCTAGTGTCCATTTCATGAAGAGCGATTGGTTCCTGCATatttttctgggaagaaaatacaaatatctgtatctatctatatacttGTATTTCACCCATATTTTTACAAGAtgaatcattattttattaagtgAGCCATTTCCTAGAATAATGCAAGTCTGAACGatgcacatatataatattcatacATGTAAATACCAAAGGGATACTAAACGGTATCCAACCCACTGAAAATTGTGCCCATTTGACAACCTAATCAACGCACACATCTGTGATTCCATGACAAAGAGGAGACAGTTCTCTTTTGtgactattttctgttttaaaagaaatttttctggggcacatgggtggctcagtaggttgagcgtccaacttcggctcaggtcatgatcttgtggtttgtgggttcaagccccgcatcgggctctgtgctgacagctcagagcttggaggcctgcttcggattctgtctgtctgtctctctctctctctgcccctcccccactcacactttctctcaaaaataaacatgaaaaatgttttaacattttttttcctaacataaaTACGTGCTCTTTAGTTAAAGTTACAGAAACACTGTAATAATCATCCCATATTCCACAATCCCACAATCCAGTGGGTGGCAGAAACAATTGCCATTTTGGTCTGcttccttacacacacacacgcgcgcgcgcactgAGATTGTACCATATatacagtttatttttcacttatgcTATTAATGTTTTCCTAAGCATGACTGTTCTGATTTCAACATTCGGtcatattctttataaaataaagctCAGAACTTGGTTCCCAAGTCCAAAACACCGTTTCTTCGTGCATTCTTTGTAAAAAATACAGCCAACACAGACTACTTTGGAGCGTCAAGAATGCATTTTAGTAATACGTTTAGCAATAAGTCTCTAGTGAGGATGAGCACGTCACATCCAATTTAAGACAGACAAGAGTTCAGAAAACTACACTAAGAATCCTATAATCTACTTACCCCCCTCCAAAGACCTGCTCAGAAAGAGAAAGCTCAGTGTAATAAGCCAGTGGGAAGGCTGGGAAGGGGCATACCGGATTCCAGAGAGCCAGCTGCCGCTCACTCATGCGGCTGAAACCAGTGGTGAAGACATTCCCGTCAGCCAGAAAGATGGCTCTCATGGGTCTTGCTCCTTCGTgtgctttctccttctcctggGAGGCAAAGAGCAAGAGGCACATTATATTCAAACTGCGAGAAAGAAAGGTGGAGTGGGGGCTTATACACGGAATCCAACCCATGCCTCCATGCCATTCATCCTGAttgccaggtgtgtgtgtgtgtgtgagagagagagagagagagagagagagagagagagagaattaaccACTGCTCCTcccaaaatgaggaaacaaagaaacactATGTAAGTTGGCCAAGGTCCCTCAGCTAGTGAGCAAGCAGACTGCCAGGAGTTGACTCAAAAGCCTCACTCTTTCCACCATGCCCTGCTGTCAACCCAAGTCCATGctgcaaaaataaaacacatgaaagGACTCTACCAGATGTCTGTTTCTCCAGGGGATAACCTGAAGATTGGATATACCCTATGGTTTCCACCAATTTCGCAGGACACAGCGAAGTCTAGTTCAGTGAACCccttcctttattcatttgttccttgAGAGTGCACTAGTAGTGAGCCCTGAAAGGTTCTACTGGAGAAAGCACTTTGCACAGGGCCAGGCAAGTCCCCAGTGCTCGACAAGTACGAGCTGTGGCTGTCACCCAACTTAAGAAGTAATACTGCCAAAGGACCAGCACATCCCAGAGAAGGGGAGACGCAGGACATTCTGGGGTCCAGCACCTACAGCTTCAACCCCAGCTCAAGTCCCAAAGTTTTCTGTCATGACAGGTGACTTGTTGAGGCCTAGTCTGGGTGGAAGAAACTAAGACACCGAGCTGATAAGATACCCGTGGCATCTCTGTAACATGGTCTGACAATGGTTGCAGGAAGGGGCGGGGATCAATGAAGCAATCAATACTCAGTGCTAAGCCAGAAACGCAGTGAACTATCTGGGTTAGCTGATCTAGACTGGTAAATTCTTAAGGATTCTAGTGAACCGATAaaaactttgtttctttgtgGAAAATGGTCACCAAGGGAGAGGTACGGCTTGTGTAAATTGTGGGATACACAACTCTGAAGTGTGACTGGGAGGAAGAAGCCTGTACAAGCCTGTGCGGATTCACGGTCCGGCGTCTGCAGTTAGGCTCCATGGAGCGGGCGCGAGGCCTCTGCCGCCTGCCTTAACAAGCAAAGCTCGCCCTCGCCCAAGTGGGACAAACACGGGCGGCTCTGCCCTTCGCATACTCACAGCAACAATCTCTTGCTTCCTAGGATCGATCACTCTCACTTTCTTGTCTTTGGAAGCTGTGCAGATCAGACTGCCGTTCCGGTTCCAGCTTACATTGTAAATCATGTCCGAGTGCATATCGTCCAGGTTTATGAGGGCTTCCCCCGTCCCCACATTCCAGATGATGATGGCATTGTCACAGcctgaaagcaaacaaaaccatgCTCCTCAGAGATGAGAAACACCCATACAGCAGCGCGCTTGTGAAAACTAGGAATAcagcagggagacacagacacaggaagATGCTGATCACGGGGAGGCcctactttattttacttttattttttttaatgtttatttttgagtgagtgagagagagagagagagagagcacgcgccagagagtggtggggagtgggggcagagagagaaggagacacagaatctgaaggaggctccaggctctgagctgtcagcacagagcccgatgcggggcctgaactcacagacctcaagatcatgacctgagccaaagtcagatgctcaaccgactgagctgcccaggcgccccgggaggcCCTACTTTATTGGCCGCTAATTAAAAAccaaagtgacaaagaaaaaacacatgaatataaaagaaatgtattaaagGAAAAACATGGTTTGCTCCATTTGGTTTCAtatgaaacacacaaaaagtaaCAACCAAACAAAGAACTCTAAGAAAACAGAATCCTATGTTTTTTAAGAGCTAATGGGCTGATGGACCCCGAGTGatcatgtgtttccttttctaGTAAAACCAACATCAGAATGAATACGACTTATTTCTTTTCcggaggaaataaaaatgagagtttAAATGACCGTCTAGAGCACTCAACAAAAATGTGACACAGCACGTTATTCAAATCAACGATGCTGTAAAACATGGCCTCACATTGAAGGATGACCTAACCATGTGCTCACAACATATCTTTATCtttaaaaggggagaaaaataggTCAAGGCTGGGCTGATCTGAGAAGCCCAAACTATAATCAAGTAGGCATGTGGATTTGGAAGCTGATCCCCAAAGAGGCCACAATGCTGGCTCAGCCACACCCCTCTGTTCATCAATTCCACATTCCTTCAAGCATCTGCCCCAAGGACCCTGTAATAAGTGGCACCATTTGTTGCTTCCAGGACATTAGTTAAGGATGAAGTAAATAAGGGATGGATATCCTGAAGATAAATTCTTGCCAATAAGCCAATTTTACAAGCACTTCAGAAAAATCAGCCACTGATATCCAGGCACCCAAGCTGTCTAAGGGCCAGAAGTAGAAGACTGGAAACAAACTTGTACGACAGTTAAGCTGGAGCTAAACCCTAGGATGAGACTTGACTCTCCTCTGCCTTGCACACCACAGGCAAACAGGTAACTTCAGCCACCATGGATAGATCACGTAGTCTTAAAATATGCACAACACAGCAATTAGCCATTCTCCTCTGCTTGTAAAAGGCAGAATGGGGAGAGTCTGCTGACAGTACCCTATATTTGACCTCAATGAGAAGGGCAGCAGGAAATTTTCCATGATTGACTTCCATCTTTACAactgttttctctccttattGGACTGAGTTGAATATGAGGAGAGTTCCCAGGTATAGTCACTTGTGacttaaaaaaggagagaattctAAGTAGCATCTGTTTTGAAAAGAAGTCCTTGGTTTCAACAGGTACATGTggtattaagtttttaaatttattacattATAAACACCCTCTATTCCCAGTTAAAAACTCAACTGCCCCCTTCCTTTGTACTGGTGAggggaaagattttaaaaattctaccattcacattagtatttctttttttgt contains the following coding sequences:
- the CORO1C gene encoding coronin-1C isoform X2; this encodes MRRVVRQSKFRHVFGQAVKNDQCYDDIRVSRVTWDSSFCAVNPRFVAIIIEASGGGAFLVLPLHKTGRIDKSYPTVCGHTGPVLDIDWCPHNDQVIASGSEDCTVMVWQIPENGLTLSLTEPVVILEGHSKRVGIVAWHPTARNVLLSAGCDNAIIIWNVGTGEALINLDDMHSDMIYNVSWNRNGSLICTASKDKKVRVIDPRKQEIVAEKEKAHEGARPMRAIFLADGNVFTTGFSRMSERQLALWNPKNMQEPIALHEMDTSNGVLLPFYDPDTSIIYLCGKGDSSIRYFEITDESPYVHYLNTFSSKEPQRGMGYMPKRGLDVNKCEIARFFKLHERKCEPIIMTVPRKSDLFQDDLYPDTAGPEAALEAEEWFEGKNADPVLISLKHGYIPGKNRDLKVVKKNILDSKPTANKKCDLINIPKKTPDTASVQNEAKLDEILKEIKSIKDTICNQDERISKLEQQMAKIAA
- the CORO1C gene encoding coronin-1C isoform X3, translating into MVWQIPENGLTLSLTEPVVILEGHSKRVGIVAWHPTARNVLLSAGCDNAIIIWNVGTGEALINLDDMHSDMIYNVSWNRNGSLICTASKDKKVRVIDPRKQEIVAEKEKAHEGARPMRAIFLADGNVFTTGFSRMSERQLALWNPKNMQEPIALHEMDTSNGVLLPFYDPDTSIIYLCGKGDSSIRYFEITDESPYVHYLNTFSSKEPQRGMGYMPKRGLDVNKCEIARFFKLHERKCEPIIMTVPRKSDLFQDDLYPDTAGPEAALEAEEWFEGKNADPVLISLKHGYIPGKNRDLKVVKKNILDSKPTANKKCDLINIPKKTPDTASVQNEAKLDEILKEIKSIKDTICNQDERISKLEQQMAKIAA
- the CORO1C gene encoding coronin-1C isoform X1; amino-acid sequence: MCSPNSGAAGEGRSQKERGADTMRRVVRQSKFRHVFGQAVKNDQCYDDIRVSRVTWDSSFCAVNPRFVAIIIEASGGGAFLVLPLHKTGRIDKSYPTVCGHTGPVLDIDWCPHNDQVIASGSEDCTVMVWQIPENGLTLSLTEPVVILEGHSKRVGIVAWHPTARNVLLSAGCDNAIIIWNVGTGEALINLDDMHSDMIYNVSWNRNGSLICTASKDKKVRVIDPRKQEIVAEKEKAHEGARPMRAIFLADGNVFTTGFSRMSERQLALWNPKNMQEPIALHEMDTSNGVLLPFYDPDTSIIYLCGKGDSSIRYFEITDESPYVHYLNTFSSKEPQRGMGYMPKRGLDVNKCEIARFFKLHERKCEPIIMTVPRKSDLFQDDLYPDTAGPEAALEAEEWFEGKNADPVLISLKHGYIPGKNRDLKVVKKNILDSKPTANKKCDLINIPKKTPDTASVQNEAKLDEILKEIKSIKDTICNQDERISKLEQQMAKIAA